One Halovivax ruber XH-70 genomic region harbors:
- a CDS encoding HEAT repeat domain-containing protein has translation MSDEDDADDESADDPAPVGELESALAAVRERIDDLEAALEAAETEPDLDAVEADLADVRDQYEAIDEIPEPPEEPDDEDQEPPEDPYEDVRDDHDELGDALDDVDSGIEDQRGPYGEDVRDELTSARNDIDSTRWTAEGVDDLRAVVATARGDIVDALGADDAAIEPVDESAFDASNVELASDDAAEADRPTADDPGARRTAIDDRIGEAIDELVATLDDADEAVEAAGLDADDDAATIATLLEIADDLQSGVDDATAWDDLEVREQLRREGFYDVLDHVKDFPPEWHALKVHQRQGNVEMILLALESLDSDYMEKHCFEALERLADPAAIDVMVQKANRRDENAIAVLGAIGEPDDAAVDTLLDYVDTGDVAMRTTTMRALGQLGTDEAVQPIANQLADDDETIRSRAARSLGLIGDTRAIAPLADVLADDDSDTVRASAAWALRQIGTEDALDAVTPYADDRVYLVQAEAQRAQ, from the coding sequence ATGAGCGACGAGGACGACGCCGACGACGAATCGGCGGACGACCCAGCCCCCGTCGGCGAGCTCGAGTCGGCACTCGCAGCCGTCCGCGAGCGGATCGACGACCTCGAAGCCGCCCTCGAGGCGGCCGAGACCGAGCCGGACCTCGACGCGGTCGAAGCCGATCTCGCCGACGTTCGGGATCAGTACGAGGCGATCGACGAGATCCCAGAGCCACCGGAGGAACCGGACGACGAGGACCAAGAGCCACCGGAAGATCCCTACGAGGACGTCAGAGACGACCACGACGAACTCGGTGACGCGCTCGACGACGTCGACTCGGGGATCGAAGACCAGCGTGGACCCTACGGCGAAGACGTCCGCGACGAGCTTACGAGCGCGCGAAACGATATCGACTCGACGCGCTGGACCGCAGAAGGGGTCGACGACCTCCGCGCCGTCGTCGCCACCGCCCGTGGGGATATCGTCGACGCGCTCGGCGCCGACGATGCCGCAATCGAGCCCGTCGACGAATCGGCGTTCGACGCGTCAAACGTCGAGCTAGCGTCCGACGACGCTGCCGAGGCCGATCGCCCGACAGCGGACGATCCGGGTGCGAGGCGGACCGCCATCGACGACCGAATCGGCGAGGCGATCGACGAACTCGTGGCGACGCTCGACGATGCGGACGAAGCGGTCGAGGCCGCCGGACTCGATGCGGACGACGACGCGGCGACGATCGCGACGCTCCTCGAGATCGCGGACGACCTCCAGTCCGGCGTCGACGACGCGACCGCCTGGGACGACCTCGAAGTGCGCGAACAGCTCCGTCGGGAGGGGTTCTACGACGTCCTCGATCACGTCAAGGACTTCCCGCCGGAGTGGCACGCGCTCAAGGTCCACCAGCGCCAGGGCAACGTCGAGATGATCCTGCTCGCGCTCGAGTCGCTCGACTCGGATTACATGGAGAAACACTGCTTCGAGGCACTGGAACGGTTGGCCGACCCGGCCGCGATCGACGTCATGGTCCAGAAAGCAAATCGTCGTGACGAGAACGCGATCGCTGTCCTCGGCGCGATCGGCGAACCAGACGACGCGGCGGTCGACACCCTGCTCGACTACGTCGACACCGGCGACGTCGCGATGCGGACGACCACGATGCGTGCCCTCGGTCAGCTGGGGACCGACGAGGCCGTCCAGCCGATCGCGAACCAGCTCGCAGACGACGACGAGACGATCCGCAGTCGCGCCGCTCGCTCGCTCGGACTCATCGGCGATACGCGAGCCATTGCCCCACTCGCTGACGTCCTCGCCGACGACGACAGCGACACCGTCCGCGCCAGCGCCGCGTGGGCGCTCCGACAGATCGGCACCGAAGACGCACTGGACGCGGTCACACCCTACGCAGACGATCGGGTCTACCTCGTCCAGGCCGAAGCCCAGCGAGCACAGTAA
- a CDS encoding cupredoxin domain-containing protein: MRRRAYLAGAGSVGLVSLSGCAAIGDAASALFGDEYDIGMDRNAFTPKTYETTVGEPIRWKNTSGSVHTVTAYGGVFETSEADYFASGGYESESAARDAWFDDQGGAIGVGETFEHTISVPGEYQYFCVPHETDGNGRVRMVGTIVVTE; the protein is encoded by the coding sequence ATGCGACGGCGCGCGTACCTCGCGGGTGCGGGATCGGTCGGCCTCGTCTCGCTATCGGGCTGTGCGGCGATCGGTGACGCCGCGAGCGCCCTGTTCGGCGACGAGTACGACATCGGAATGGACCGCAACGCGTTCACGCCCAAGACCTACGAGACGACCGTCGGCGAGCCGATCCGCTGGAAGAACACGAGCGGGTCCGTCCACACCGTCACGGCGTACGGCGGCGTTTTCGAGACCAGCGAGGCGGACTACTTCGCCTCCGGTGGCTACGAATCCGAGTCGGCCGCTCGCGACGCCTGGTTCGACGACCAGGGCGGCGCCATCGGTGTCGGCGAGACGTTCGAGCACACGATTTCTGTCCCCGGCGAGTACCAGTACTTTTGCGTGCCACACGAGACCGACGGCAACGGTCGCGTCCGGATGGTCGGGACGATCGTCGTCACTGAGTAA
- a CDS encoding 30S ribosomal protein S3ae — MSERSVSRTKQEKRWYTVLAPEMFDRTELGETPADEAEQVYDRTIDTTLGDLTNNASENNIKLTFRITDVGSDSAYTEFVEHSLTRDYLRSLVRRGASKIEAYVTVLTTDDYRVQIQPVAFTTKSADASQEQAIREQMVEMVESAAADRTFEELVDSIVHGRLSSAIYGEAKTIYPLRRVEVQKTTLVAHPEEVAEEEATSVDLDESDVETDD, encoded by the coding sequence ATGAGTGAACGATCAGTTTCACGCACGAAGCAAGAGAAGCGGTGGTACACCGTGCTCGCTCCGGAGATGTTCGACCGGACGGAGCTCGGCGAGACCCCCGCGGACGAAGCCGAACAGGTATACGACCGAACCATCGACACGACGCTCGGCGACTTGACGAACAACGCCAGCGAGAACAACATCAAGCTCACGTTCCGCATCACGGACGTCGGCAGCGACTCGGCGTACACCGAGTTCGTCGAACACTCGCTCACACGGGACTACCTGCGCTCGCTCGTCCGGCGCGGCGCCTCCAAGATCGAGGCCTACGTGACCGTGCTGACGACCGACGACTACCGCGTCCAGATCCAGCCCGTCGCGTTCACGACCAAGAGCGCCGACGCGAGCCAGGAGCAGGCCATCCGCGAACAGATGGTCGAGATGGTCGAGTCGGCCGCCGCCGACCGAACCTTCGAAGAGCTCGTCGACAGCATCGTCCACGGTCGCCTCTCGTCGGCGATCTACGGCGAGGCCAAGACGATCTACCCGCTTCGACGCGTCGAGGTCCAGAAGACGACGCTCGTCGCACACCCCGAAGAGGTCGCCGAAGAGGAAGCGACGTCCGTCGACCTCGACGAGAGCGACGTCGAAACCGACGACTGA
- a CDS encoding KEOPS complex subunit Pcc1, whose protein sequence is MTRRATIRTAHAEPETIAAALAPDNTDEMATRVEPAGDDTAATDAGDRVVVTTIERDATSGLQATVDDTLVNLAVADQVASLAHDEPDTRPASGAETSTEAASTADQPTTDTNDTL, encoded by the coding sequence ATGACGCGGCGCGCGACGATCCGGACGGCCCACGCCGAGCCGGAGACGATCGCCGCCGCGCTCGCGCCCGACAACACCGACGAGATGGCGACGCGCGTCGAACCCGCCGGCGACGACACGGCAGCGACCGACGCTGGCGACCGGGTCGTCGTCACGACGATCGAGCGCGACGCGACCAGTGGCCTCCAGGCCACCGTGGACGACACGCTCGTCAATCTCGCCGTCGCCGATCAGGTCGCGTCCCTCGCCCACGACGAGCCGGACACCAGACCGGCATCGGGCGCCGAGACGTCGACCGAAGCCGCATCGACAGCCGACCAACCAACGACAGACACCAACGATACACTATGA
- a CDS encoding protein sorting system archaetidylserine synthase (This PssA-like phosphatidyltransferase, along with a PssD-like decarboxylase, is required in Haloarchaea for the archaeosortase ArtA to replace the PGF-CTERM sorting signal with a C-terminal lipid anchor.) has product MRPRFVGRLGVADVVTIGNAVLGFLAVVFAFVDVRLAARLVLLAAVLDGLDGVLARRYGGTAAGPYLDSLADVASFAVAPATLAYVVLTRGFDVSQASPSVELAGIAVVCATFVAMAVARLGLYTAYDTTSECTEGVQTTLAATILGAAILAGVDEPAVVLGLTVAFSYLMVSTIRYPELLARDALLMGVVHVLAVAIPSFAGRTFPYGLLTLGVAYLVFGPWLYWRGGAFAARVYGNA; this is encoded by the coding sequence ATGCGACCCCGGTTCGTCGGTCGGCTGGGCGTCGCCGACGTCGTCACGATCGGGAACGCGGTGCTCGGCTTTCTGGCCGTCGTCTTCGCGTTCGTCGACGTTCGGCTCGCCGCCCGGCTCGTCCTGCTCGCAGCCGTCCTCGACGGGCTCGACGGCGTCCTCGCCCGCCGCTACGGCGGGACGGCGGCCGGCCCCTACCTCGACTCACTGGCCGACGTGGCATCCTTCGCCGTCGCGCCCGCGACGCTCGCGTACGTGGTCCTCACGCGCGGCTTCGACGTCAGCCAGGCGAGTCCGAGCGTCGAACTGGCAGGGATCGCCGTCGTCTGTGCCACGTTCGTCGCGATGGCCGTCGCCAGACTCGGGCTCTACACCGCCTACGATACCACCTCGGAGTGTACGGAGGGCGTCCAGACGACACTCGCCGCGACGATCCTCGGCGCGGCCATCCTCGCGGGCGTCGACGAACCCGCCGTCGTCCTCGGACTCACCGTCGCCTTCTCCTACCTGATGGTGTCGACGATTCGTTACCCGGAGCTACTCGCCCGGGATGCACTCTTGATGGGCGTCGTCCACGTCCTCGCCGTCGCGATCCCCTCGTTCGCCGGCCGGACGTTCCCCTACGGCCTCTTGACCCTCGGCGTCGCCTACCTCGTCTTCGGCCCCTGGCTCTACTGGCGCGGCGGTGCGTTCGCCGCCCGGGTGTATGGAAACGCTTAG
- a CDS encoding phospholipase D-like domain-containing protein, with the protein MTRRAASVPATEPNHARRAVCILQASLGVLVCLAACITGAPIGTATDGGGHGAVQTVSIPGLADSSPIVERSLRASVASTGGPNCSVVTNSHRHRASSPRIVELYPNPPTDGNVGEYVVIHRPNGSTPLTLSDGYTTARVPTDRPAGRVAVSLDPNVTRKLTDYPVVELQDHLRLAADGETLTLSGPNGTVDRVIYDDAPEGAIWYRTGTPDGATTSTSSQAIRRGEWWSQGRTCYPVSAFDVDDATTFVLPDSPTAVTGTLAGANERIRLAGYTFTDSDVQQALHDAIDRGVDVEILVETSPVGGLPEATRPLLTELEQAGATVRTIGEDGDRYGFHHPKYAVVDDTVLVTTENWKPAGVGGESSRGWGVVVSDPELADALGDVFDADASGRDTATWAERLPSLEFVDDGAPEYAETDTSQSFPERHKPAVADVDEVELLLAPDNAGTRLRELIDGADESIQIVQVDVGEPDFVLLEAALAAAHDGVDVDLLLDGSWYVAEENRALADRLDAAAANEDIPLDVRLADGGDRFEKIHAKGVIIDGETTVLGSVNWNDNSLTENREVALVLHGTEPAAYYASVFERDWSDGSAWSLPVSLALAVLAGLAGALLLGRRYIRFDDGPAATGPARETPPQAATPVTIERRDRTDNDREGDTPPDDRPPPAP; encoded by the coding sequence GTGACCCGACGGGCCGCATCGGTCCCCGCTACGGAGCCGAACCACGCACGGCGAGCGGTGTGTATCCTCCAGGCGAGCCTCGGTGTGCTCGTCTGTCTCGCGGCCTGCATCACCGGCGCACCCATCGGGACCGCAACCGACGGTGGTGGTCATGGAGCCGTTCAGACAGTGAGTATACCCGGGCTAGCTGACTCGAGTCCGATCGTCGAGCGATCGCTTCGGGCCAGCGTCGCATCGACCGGTGGACCGAACTGCAGCGTCGTGACGAACAGCCACCGCCACCGCGCTTCGTCACCCCGGATCGTCGAACTCTACCCGAACCCACCGACGGACGGTAACGTCGGCGAGTACGTCGTCATTCACCGTCCGAACGGAAGCACGCCGCTCACCCTCTCCGACGGGTACACCACCGCGCGAGTACCGACCGATCGACCGGCCGGGCGCGTCGCCGTCAGCCTCGATCCGAACGTGACCCGGAAGCTCACCGACTACCCAGTCGTCGAGCTACAGGACCATCTCAGACTTGCTGCAGATGGAGAGACGCTCACCCTGTCTGGCCCGAACGGGACAGTCGACCGAGTCATCTACGACGACGCACCCGAGGGAGCAATCTGGTACCGAACAGGAACGCCTGACGGCGCCACGACGTCGACCTCGTCGCAGGCGATTCGCCGCGGCGAGTGGTGGTCACAGGGACGAACGTGCTACCCTGTTTCCGCGTTCGACGTCGACGACGCGACGACGTTCGTCCTCCCCGACTCGCCGACGGCCGTCACCGGGACCCTCGCAGGTGCGAACGAGCGGATCCGACTGGCTGGCTACACCTTCACGGACAGCGACGTCCAGCAGGCACTCCACGACGCGATCGATCGGGGCGTCGACGTCGAGATTCTCGTCGAGACGAGCCCAGTCGGCGGCCTTCCCGAGGCGACGCGTCCCCTGTTGACGGAACTCGAGCAAGCTGGCGCGACCGTCCGCACGATCGGCGAGGACGGCGATCGGTACGGCTTCCATCATCCGAAGTACGCCGTGGTCGACGACACCGTCCTCGTGACGACGGAGAACTGGAAACCGGCCGGCGTCGGCGGCGAGTCGAGTCGTGGCTGGGGCGTCGTCGTGTCCGACCCCGAGCTGGCCGACGCGCTCGGCGACGTGTTCGACGCCGACGCGAGCGGACGCGACACAGCCACCTGGGCGGAGCGACTCCCGTCGCTAGAGTTCGTCGACGACGGGGCGCCAGAATACGCCGAGACGGATACCAGTCAGTCGTTTCCGGAGAGACATAAGCCCGCAGTCGCCGACGTCGACGAGGTCGAACTCCTCCTCGCCCCCGACAACGCCGGCACACGGCTCCGAGAACTGATCGACGGCGCCGACGAATCCATCCAGATCGTCCAGGTTGACGTCGGCGAACCCGACTTCGTGTTGCTCGAGGCGGCGCTCGCTGCGGCTCACGACGGCGTCGACGTCGACCTGCTGCTCGACGGGTCCTGGTACGTCGCCGAGGAGAATCGCGCGCTCGCCGACCGCCTCGACGCCGCCGCGGCGAACGAAGACATTCCGCTCGACGTGCGTCTCGCAGACGGGGGCGACCGGTTCGAGAAGATTCACGCGAAAGGAGTGATCATCGATGGCGAAACCACCGTCCTCGGGAGTGTCAACTGGAACGACAATTCGCTCACCGAGAATCGCGAGGTGGCGCTGGTCCTCCACGGGACGGAACCCGCAGCGTACTACGCGTCGGTCTTCGAGAGAGACTGGAGCGACGGGTCGGCGTGGTCACTCCCGGTTTCGCTCGCCCTGGCCGTCCTGGCCGGACTCGCCGGGGCGCTGCTGCTCGGTCGGCGCTACATTCGGTTCGACGACGGACCGGCGGCGACTGGACCGGCCCGTGAGACGCCACCGCAGGCCGCGACGCCAGTGACGATCGAGCGTCGGGACCGGACCGACAACGACCGAGAGGGCGATACGCCACCCGACGATCGGCCCCCACCTGCCCCTTAA